The following are from one region of the Muntiacus reevesi chromosome 3, mMunRee1.1, whole genome shotgun sequence genome:
- the DBI gene encoding acyl-CoA-binding protein: MSQAEFDKAAEEAKQLKAKPADEEMLFLYSRYKQATVGDVNTERPGMLDFKGKAKWDAWNELKGTSKEDAMKAYVDKVEELKKKYGI, from the exons ATGTCTCAG GCTGAGTTTGACAAAGCTGCTGAGGAAGCTAAGCAGCTTAAGGCCAAGCCAGCAGATGAGGAGATGCTGTTCCTCTACAGCCGCTACAAACAGGCAACTGTGGGTGACGTAAATACAG AACGTCCTGGAATGTTGGACTTCAAAGGCAAGGCCAAGTGGGATGCCTGGAATGAGCTGAAAG GGACTTCTAAAGAAGATGCCATGAAAGCGTACGTTGACAaggtagaagaactaaagaaaaaatatggaATATAA